In Labilibaculum sp. DW002, the genomic window CTGCAGGAGCCAAAGGTTCAAGACAAAAGATCTCGATACGTGCACCTGTTTCTTTATAAAAAATCAAACGTGCCTGAATCACCTTGGTATTGTTGAATACCATAGTCGTTCCCTCCTCTAATTCGCTTGGTAACTTATCAAAAATAGACGCTGCGATCTCTCCATTTTTATAAACTAACAATTTAGATAAATCTCTGCTTGTTAAAGGATGTTTCGCAATTCGATGATCCGGTAGATCATAGGTGAAATCTGATATCTGAATTTGTTTGGCTTCCAAACTATCTGTACTTGTACTCTTATTCATCTGTAATATTATTACGCTAGCCTTCTATAATAAAAAGAGGCCTTGCGAATTGATTCGCAAAAATAGCTAACTTTGTCGGAATTAGAAAACCTGTTGGCAATTTCTCAAAAGCTAGTGAACAATTGAGAAATCTATTGCCACCATAAATCAAAATATAAAATGCAAATAAATATAGGTGACAAAGTTCGTTTCTTGAACGACGTTGGTGGAGGTACGGTAACAAGAATTGTAGACGCAAAAACTGTAATGGTTCTAAACGAGGAAGATGAATTTGAAATTCCTAGTTTAAAAACGAACCTAGTTGTGGTTGAATCAGCTAATGGTGGCGACACTGCTCCAGCAAAACAAAATACTGCAATAGGAAAAAACTCTACCGTCTCAGATCAAAAAAATGCACTTTTTGTTGAAAAAGAGGAAATTTATGCTGCTTTTACGCCTCGTGAATCTTCAGATCCTACGGATAGTCCTCTTGAATTGTATCTGATTAACGATACCAATCACATTCTACTTTACAATTATTACCACGAAATGGGTGACGGCCTTGAAGGCATAACTGCTGGTAATCTTGATCCAAAATCAAAAATAATTTTAAGAGAATACGATAAAAAAGAGCTTAACGAACTTAGCAATTGTCATTTTCAGATCATCTATTATCAACAAGGAAAATCAAGCATTAAAACCCCATTAAACAGAGAAATAAAACTTCAAGCTGTTAAATTCCACAAATCTTCAAGCTTTAGAGAAACAGCTTACTTTCATCAGGATAGCTTCCTACATAAATTAACAGGCGAGCTTCTAGAGTATAAAATTGAAGAATTGAGCAACAAAGAATTCAAGCAAGCAATTCGCGAAAAAGAGCATTCAGGAAAATCAGCATCTTCACAACCGAAGGTGAAATCCTCAAGTGATATTTTAGAGGTAGACTTGCACATCAATGCGCTAATCGATTCTGTTACTGGCCTATCAAATGCTGACATCTTAG contains:
- a CDS encoding Smr/MutS family protein: MQINIGDKVRFLNDVGGGTVTRIVDAKTVMVLNEEDEFEIPSLKTNLVVVESANGGDTAPAKQNTAIGKNSTVSDQKNALFVEKEEIYAAFTPRESSDPTDSPLELYLINDTNHILLYNYYHEMGDGLEGITAGNLDPKSKIILREYDKKELNELSNCHFQIIYYQQGKSSIKTPLNREIKLQAVKFHKSSSFRETAYFHQDSFLHKLTGELLEYKIEELSNKEFKQAIREKEHSGKSASSQPKVKSSSDILEVDLHINALIDSVTGLSNADILEYQLNKFHEVLRQSQHEKGKKIVFIHGIGNGTLKQRVQNELKRKYRKHYQQDASFKEYGWGATMVTIR